A region from the Triticum aestivum cultivar Chinese Spring chromosome 3D, IWGSC CS RefSeq v2.1, whole genome shotgun sequence genome encodes:
- the LOC123073730 gene encoding expansin-A24 yields the protein MAPARVVAVVLLAVGSLLLSAAADTATAPSPQPFVWQKAHATFYGGADASDTMGGACGYGNLFAEGYGTRTAALSTVLFNDGAACGQCYKIACDRKRADPLFCKPGVTVTVMATNFCPPNDALPNDNGGWCNTPRPHFDMAQPAWEKIGVYKGGIIPVMYQRVPCVKRGGVRFRINGHDYFNLVLVSNVAAAGSIKSMDVKSSDSEDWMPMARNWGANWHSLANLTRKMLSFRLTNTDGHTLVFNDVVPKGWTFGQSFVSKLQF from the exons ATGGCTCCAGCTCGAGTTGTTGCAGTGGTGCTGCTGGCGGTCGGCAGTTTGCTGCTGTCTGCGGCTGCGGACACCGCAACTGCGCCATCCCCGCAACCGTTCGTCTGGCAGAAGGCGCATGCAACGTTCTATGGTGGTGCTGATGCCTCTGACACAATGG GTGGCGCATGCGGGTACGGCAACCTCTTCGCTGAAGGTTACGGGACGCGTACGGCGGCTCTGAGCACCGTGTTGTTCAATGACGGCGCCGCGTGCGGGCAGTGCTACAAGATAGCATGCGACCGCAAGCGCGCGGACCCGTTGTTTTGCAAGCCCGGTGTGACTGTCACCGTCATGGCCACAAACTTTTGCCCGCCCAACGACGCCCTCCCCAATGACAACGGCGGCTGGTGCAACACACCAAGGCCGCACTTCGACATGGCCCAGCCGGCCTGGGAGAAGATTGGTGTTTATAAAGGTGGCATCATCCCCGTCATGTACCAAAG AGTTCCGTGCGTGAAGCGGGGTGGTGTGAGGTTCAGAATCAATGGTCACGATTACTTCAATCTTGTGCTTGTGAGCAATGTTGCTGCAGCAGGCTCGATCAAATCCATGGATGTCAAGAGCTCTGACTCTGAAGACTGGATGCCAATGGCACGCAATTGGGGTGCTAACTGGCACTCGCTGGCGAACCTCACCAGAAAGATGCTCTCCTTCAGACTAACCAACACAGATGGACATACGCTTGTGTTCAATGACGTTGTGCCAAAGGGATGGACCTTTGGGCAATCATTTGTTAGCAAATTGCAATTCTAG